A portion of the Streptomyces erythrochromogenes genome contains these proteins:
- a CDS encoding ubiquitin-like domain-containing protein yields MSDTQGSHRRGAPVPEAYGGGAPAWPTWHAWPADDGPADDGPADNGVAGTGVPGPTGPGPVDTGPSSWDTEPAVPLPAPRAEERRAGRRRRSAHPAAHGDGWDGWDAGRNGERPEPVPAPGTGRRRAPAPPPTPTVADVLAPGRRARGRTAVEEPPAGTGRRRGPAESPVTVPAAAPAGTGHGRRRAAGPVLLGPAAPGGNWRRIVPQALVVAFLAGGTTAFVAADKSVRLTVDGVPRELHTFAGDVEELLAAEGLAVGPHDLVAPAPGEPLDDGEEIVVRYGRPLRLTLDGQQRQVWTTARTVDGALRQFGIRAEGAYLSAPRTAPVPRSGLTLSVRTERSVTFMADGRERTIRTNAATVQEALDQAGITLQGQDTTSVPPTAFPRDGQTVTVLRITGTREVREERIPFETEQVKDAELFAGTEVVERAGRPGARRVTYSLRTVNGVRQKPRAIADEVVREPVAQLVRVGTRPLPSSVSGTDGLNWAALAQCESGGRPSATDASGTYGGLYQFDVRTWQGLGGRGRPQDAPAAEQTYRAKKLYVQRGASPWPHCGRRLTS; encoded by the coding sequence GTGAGCGATACGCAGGGCAGTCACCGCCGAGGCGCTCCCGTCCCCGAGGCGTACGGGGGCGGAGCCCCGGCCTGGCCGACCTGGCACGCCTGGCCCGCCGACGACGGGCCGGCCGACGACGGGCCGGCCGACAACGGGGTCGCCGGCACCGGGGTCCCGGGGCCCACCGGCCCCGGCCCGGTCGACACGGGGCCTTCGTCGTGGGACACGGAGCCCGCCGTCCCCCTCCCCGCCCCGCGCGCCGAGGAACGGCGGGCCGGACGCCGCCGGCGCTCCGCGCACCCCGCCGCCCACGGGGACGGCTGGGACGGCTGGGACGCGGGCCGGAACGGCGAACGGCCCGAGCCGGTCCCCGCCCCGGGGACGGGCCGCCGCCGCGCTCCCGCGCCGCCCCCCACCCCCACCGTCGCCGACGTACTCGCGCCCGGCCGCCGCGCCCGTGGCCGTACCGCCGTCGAGGAACCCCCGGCCGGCACCGGCCGGCGCCGCGGCCCCGCCGAATCGCCCGTCACGGTCCCCGCCGCCGCCCCCGCCGGGACGGGGCACGGCCGCCGCCGGGCCGCGGGCCCCGTGCTCCTCGGCCCCGCCGCCCCCGGCGGCAACTGGCGGCGGATCGTGCCGCAGGCCCTGGTCGTCGCCTTCCTCGCCGGCGGCACGACCGCGTTCGTCGCCGCCGACAAATCGGTACGCCTCACCGTGGACGGAGTCCCGAGAGAGCTGCACACCTTCGCCGGCGACGTCGAGGAACTGCTTGCCGCGGAAGGACTGGCCGTCGGCCCCCACGACCTCGTCGCCCCCGCCCCCGGCGAACCCCTCGACGACGGCGAGGAGATCGTCGTCCGCTACGGCCGCCCGCTGCGCCTGACCCTCGACGGACAGCAGCGCCAGGTGTGGACCACCGCCCGCACCGTCGACGGCGCCCTGCGCCAGTTCGGCATCCGCGCCGAGGGCGCCTACCTCTCCGCCCCGCGCACCGCGCCCGTACCGCGCTCCGGCCTGACCCTCAGCGTCCGTACCGAGCGCAGCGTCACCTTCATGGCCGACGGCCGCGAACGCACCATCCGCACCAACGCCGCCACCGTCCAGGAGGCCCTCGACCAGGCCGGCATCACCCTCCAGGGCCAGGACACCACCTCCGTGCCGCCCACCGCCTTCCCGCGTGACGGCCAGACCGTCACCGTGCTCCGCATCACCGGCACCCGCGAGGTCCGCGAGGAGCGCATCCCCTTCGAGACCGAGCAGGTCAAGGACGCCGAGCTCTTCGCCGGAACCGAGGTCGTCGAGCGCGCCGGCCGGCCCGGGGCGCGCAGGGTCACGTACAGCCTGCGCACCGTCAACGGGGTCCGGCAGAAGCCGCGCGCCATCGCCGACGAGGTCGTGCGCGAGCCCGTCGCGCAGCTCGTCAGGGTCGGCACCAGGCCGCTGCCGAGCTCCGTCTCCGGTACGGACGGCCTCAACTGGGCGGCCCTCGCCCAGTGCGAGTCCGGCGGCCGGCCCTCCGCCACCGACGCCTCGGGGACGTACGGCGGCCTGTACCAGTTCGACGTCCGCACCTGGCAGGGCCTCGGCGGGAGAGGCCGCCCCCAGGACGCCCCGGCCGCGGAACAGACCTACCGGGCGAAGAAGCTCTACGTGCAGCGGGGGGCGAGCCCGTGGCCCCACTGCGGCCGCAGGCTCACGTCTTAG
- a CDS encoding dolichyl-phosphate-mannose--protein mannosyltransferase, with protein MTSTATPPPSPAGALPPATAGGEEEPPTWLRRLRGFGYAPAAGASPRVDVRTRLVPPYTKPSRQLWMTFGLPPEVWGTWQRITAWAGPLLVALVAGVLRFVHLGSPKAVIFDETYYAKDAWATIKQGYEANWPKDIDKSILANPDGVALPVDPGYVVHPPVGKWVIGLGEWMFGLTPFGWRFMTAVLGTLSVLMLCRIGRRLFRSTFLGCLAGALLAVDGLHLVMSRTALLDLVLMFFVLAAFGALLIDRDRARARLADALPVDEEGRTRPDARIAETLRLGWRPYRILAGVCLGLAAGTKWNGFVVLAFFGILTVLWDAAARRTAGAGAPYAAMLRRDALPAFVSTVPVAIVTYVASWSGWIFSPDNGKGGYLRDWAAKNDQNSSLSFLPEWVRSLWHYETEVYDFHVGLTSGHTYESNPWSWLVLGRPVSYFYESPEPGTDGCPATAAGKCAREVLALGTPLLWWAGCFALLYVLWRWFFRRDWRAGAIACALAAGLLPWFNYQERTIFYFYAVVFVPYLCLAVAMMIGALLGPAGSSERRRALGAIGAGVLVLLIVWNFIYFWPIYTGQTLPMDSWRGRMWLDTWV; from the coding sequence GTGACCAGTACCGCGACGCCGCCGCCCAGCCCCGCGGGGGCCCTGCCCCCGGCAACGGCGGGCGGCGAAGAAGAGCCGCCCACCTGGCTGCGCCGCCTGCGCGGCTTCGGCTACGCGCCGGCAGCCGGCGCGTCGCCGCGCGTGGACGTCCGCACCCGCCTGGTGCCCCCGTACACGAAGCCGTCCCGGCAGCTGTGGATGACCTTCGGGCTGCCGCCGGAGGTGTGGGGCACCTGGCAGCGCATCACGGCGTGGGCGGGACCGCTGCTGGTGGCACTGGTCGCGGGCGTGCTGCGGTTCGTGCACCTGGGCAGCCCGAAGGCGGTGATATTCGACGAGACGTACTACGCCAAGGACGCCTGGGCCACGATCAAGCAGGGCTACGAGGCGAACTGGCCCAAGGACATCGACAAGTCGATCCTCGCCAACCCGGACGGGGTCGCCCTGCCGGTGGACCCGGGCTACGTCGTGCACCCGCCCGTCGGCAAGTGGGTGATCGGCCTCGGCGAGTGGATGTTCGGCCTCACCCCCTTCGGCTGGCGGTTCATGACCGCCGTGCTCGGCACCCTGTCGGTGCTGATGCTGTGCCGGATCGGGCGGCGCCTGTTCCGCTCGACCTTCCTCGGCTGCCTGGCGGGCGCGCTGCTGGCGGTGGACGGCCTGCACCTGGTGATGAGCCGCACGGCACTGCTCGACCTGGTGCTGATGTTCTTCGTGCTCGCCGCCTTCGGGGCGCTGCTCATCGACCGCGACCGGGCCAGGGCCCGGCTCGCGGACGCACTGCCGGTGGACGAGGAGGGCCGGACCCGGCCCGACGCGAGGATCGCCGAGACCCTGCGGCTGGGCTGGCGCCCGTACCGGATCCTGGCCGGGGTCTGCCTGGGCCTGGCCGCCGGCACGAAGTGGAACGGCTTCGTCGTCCTGGCCTTCTTCGGCATCCTCACCGTGCTGTGGGACGCGGCCGCCCGCCGCACCGCGGGCGCGGGCGCTCCGTACGCGGCGATGCTGCGCCGTGACGCGCTGCCCGCCTTCGTCTCCACGGTGCCGGTGGCGATCGTGACGTACGTGGCCTCCTGGTCGGGCTGGATCTTCAGCCCGGACAACGGCAAGGGCGGCTACCTGCGCGACTGGGCGGCCAAGAACGACCAGAACAGCTCGCTGTCGTTCCTGCCGGAGTGGGTGCGCAGCCTGTGGCACTACGAGACCGAGGTCTACGACTTCCACGTCGGCCTGACCTCCGGGCACACGTACGAGTCCAATCCCTGGAGCTGGCTGGTGCTGGGCCGGCCCGTCTCGTACTTCTACGAGTCCCCCGAGCCCGGCACCGACGGCTGCCCGGCGACGGCGGCCGGCAAGTGCGCCCGCGAGGTCCTGGCCCTGGGCACGCCGCTGCTGTGGTGGGCGGGCTGCTTCGCGCTGCTGTACGTGCTGTGGCGGTGGTTCTTCCGCCGCGACTGGCGGGCGGGCGCGATCGCGTGCGCACTGGCCGCGGGCCTGCTGCCCTGGTTCAACTACCAGGAGCGGACGATCTTCTACTTCTACGCGGTGGTCTTCGTCCCGTACCTGTGCCTGGCGGTGGCGATGATGATCGGCGCCCTCCTGGGCCCGGCCGGCTCCTCGGAACGCCGCAGAGCCCTGGGCGCGATCGGCGCGGGCGTACTGGTCCTGCTGATCGTGTGGAACTTCATCTACTTCTGGCCCATCTACACGGGCCAGACCTTGCCCATGGACTCCTGGCGGGGCCGCATGTGGCTGGACACCTGGGTCTAG
- a CDS encoding penicillin-binding transpeptidase domain-containing protein: MGEDEKVNGAAKGAVIGGVFLAMLGGAGYGVYTLVGDSGEGSDSDTTVQSGKGSGPVGEKEAAKTAKAFLAAWASGDERGAADLTNNAAAAQTAVGEFKTKAYVSKAVITPGEANGATVPFKVEAEITYEGTTKPLAYDSQLTVVRGLTSGKPLVDWQPSVIHPQLQKDEKLRAGAPANPPVKAVDRNGEELTAEKFPSLRQVLDELRQSYGDKAGGKPGAEVWIEPAAKEAPKRTLLTLVEGEPSTLKTYLDAKVQAAAEQAVVAFPEASVVAVKPSNGHILAVANHRKDGFNAAMQGNRAPGSTMKIVTGAMLLDRGLVAADKPAECPKEVSWGGRAFHNLKNFDLPAGTNFSTSFARSCNTAFIKQIKPVDDDSALPKEAAEVFGIGLDWKTGIKSTDGKVPPATGASAAAAYIGQGQITMNPLNVASITATARTGVFRQPLLVSPELDGRTVATAQRRMKSSVQQQLVSMMKLTATSGTAREAMAPVRGSDKGAKTGSAEVGGAGDSPDSWFTGFSGDVAAAAMVEGGGHGGEAAGPIVAKVLNAG, encoded by the coding sequence ATGGGGGAGGACGAAAAAGTGAACGGGGCAGCTAAAGGCGCCGTCATCGGCGGTGTGTTCCTGGCGATGCTCGGCGGAGCCGGGTACGGGGTGTACACCCTGGTCGGGGACAGCGGCGAGGGGTCCGACTCGGACACCACCGTCCAGTCCGGCAAAGGCAGCGGGCCGGTCGGCGAGAAGGAGGCCGCCAAGACCGCCAAGGCCTTCCTGGCGGCCTGGGCGTCCGGGGACGAGCGGGGAGCGGCCGACCTGACCAACAACGCCGCCGCCGCACAGACCGCGGTCGGGGAGTTCAAGACCAAGGCGTACGTCTCCAAGGCCGTGATCACTCCCGGCGAGGCGAACGGCGCCACCGTGCCCTTCAAGGTCGAGGCGGAAATCACCTACGAGGGCACCACCAAGCCGCTCGCCTACGACTCCCAACTGACCGTCGTACGCGGGCTGACCAGCGGGAAGCCGCTGGTCGACTGGCAGCCCTCGGTGATCCACCCGCAGCTCCAGAAGGACGAGAAGCTGCGCGCGGGCGCCCCCGCGAACCCGCCCGTGAAGGCCGTGGACCGCAACGGCGAGGAGCTGACCGCGGAGAAGTTCCCCTCGCTGCGCCAGGTCCTCGACGAGCTGCGCCAGAGCTACGGGGACAAGGCGGGCGGCAAGCCCGGGGCAGAGGTGTGGATCGAGCCGGCCGCGAAGGAGGCGCCCAAGCGGACGCTGCTGACCCTCGTCGAGGGCGAGCCGAGCACCCTCAAGACCTACCTGGACGCGAAGGTGCAGGCGGCGGCCGAGCAGGCGGTCGTCGCGTTCCCCGAGGCCTCGGTGGTCGCCGTCAAGCCGAGCAACGGGCACATCCTGGCCGTCGCGAACCACCGCAAGGACGGCTTCAACGCGGCGATGCAGGGCAACCGGGCGCCCGGCTCCACGATGAAGATCGTGACGGGGGCGATGCTGCTGGACCGCGGCCTGGTCGCCGCCGACAAGCCGGCGGAGTGCCCGAAGGAGGTGTCCTGGGGCGGCCGCGCCTTCCACAACCTGAAGAACTTCGACCTGCCGGCCGGCACGAACTTCTCGACCTCCTTCGCCCGGTCCTGCAACACCGCCTTCATCAAGCAGATCAAGCCCGTCGACGACGACTCCGCGCTGCCCAAGGAGGCCGCGGAGGTCTTCGGCATCGGCCTGGACTGGAAGACGGGCATCAAGTCCACCGACGGCAAGGTCCCGCCGGCGACGGGCGCGTCGGCGGCCGCCGCGTACATCGGGCAGGGCCAGATCACGATGAACCCGCTGAACGTCGCGTCCATCACCGCGACCGCCCGCACCGGCGTGTTCCGCCAGCCGCTGCTGGTCTCGCCCGAACTGGACGGCCGGACGGTCGCCACGGCCCAGCGCCGGATGAAGTCCTCCGTGCAGCAGCAGCTCGTCTCCATGATGAAGCTGACGGCGACCAGCGGCACCGCGCGCGAGGCGATGGCCCCGGTCCGCGGCTCGGACAAGGGCGCGAAGACCGGCTCGGCCGAGGTCGGCGGCGCCGGGGACAGCCCGGACAGCTGGTTCACCGGTTTCAGCGGCGACGTGGCCGCGGCCGCGATGGTCGAGGGCGGCGGCCACGGCGGCGAGGCCGCCGGGCCGATCGTCGCCAAGGTCCTGAACGCGGGCTGA
- the rsmA gene encoding 16S rRNA (adenine(1518)-N(6)/adenine(1519)-N(6))-dimethyltransferase RsmA has product MSTAEQQPDNPAPSTPDALLGPADVRELAAALGVRPTKQKGQNFVIDANTVRRIVRTAEVRPDDVVVEVGPGLGSLTLALLEAADRVVAVEIDDILAAALPATIEARMPAKKDRFALVHSDAMLVTELPGPAPTALVANLPYNVAVPVLLTMLDRFPSIERTLVMVQAEVADRLAAEPGNKVYGVPSVKANWYAHVKRAGAIGRKVFWPAPNVDSGLVSLVRRTEPIKTTASKEEVFAVVDAAFAQRRKTLRAALAGWAGSAARAEAALVAAGVSPQARGESLTVEEFAAIAEHKPAPERPAL; this is encoded by the coding sequence GTGAGCACCGCAGAGCAGCAGCCCGATAACCCCGCGCCCAGCACCCCCGACGCCCTCCTCGGCCCCGCCGACGTCAGGGAACTGGCCGCCGCCCTCGGCGTACGCCCGACGAAGCAGAAGGGGCAGAACTTCGTCATCGACGCCAACACGGTGCGCCGGATCGTGCGCACCGCCGAGGTCCGCCCGGACGACGTCGTCGTCGAGGTCGGCCCCGGCCTGGGCTCGCTGACGCTCGCGCTGCTGGAGGCCGCGGACCGGGTCGTCGCCGTCGAGATCGACGACATCCTGGCGGCCGCCCTGCCCGCCACCATCGAGGCCCGCATGCCCGCGAAGAAGGACCGCTTCGCGCTGGTCCACTCCGACGCGATGCTGGTCACCGAGCTGCCCGGCCCGGCGCCGACCGCGCTGGTGGCGAACCTGCCGTACAACGTGGCGGTGCCCGTCCTGCTGACCATGCTCGACCGCTTCCCGAGCATCGAGCGGACCCTCGTCATGGTCCAGGCCGAGGTCGCCGACCGGCTCGCCGCCGAGCCCGGCAACAAGGTCTACGGGGTGCCCTCCGTCAAGGCCAACTGGTACGCGCACGTCAAGCGCGCCGGAGCCATCGGCCGCAAGGTGTTCTGGCCCGCCCCCAACGTCGACTCCGGGCTCGTCTCCCTCGTGCGCCGCACCGAGCCGATCAAGACCACCGCCTCGAAGGAAGAGGTCTTCGCGGTCGTCGACGCCGCGTTCGCGCAGCGCCGCAAGACCCTGCGCGCCGCACTGGCCGGCTGGGCCGGCTCGGCGGCCCGCGCCGAGGCCGCGCTGGTCGCCGCAGGCGTCTCCCCGCAGGCCCGCGGAGAGTCCCTGACGGTGGAGGAGTTCGCCGCGATCGCCGAGCACAAGCCCGCCCCGGAGAGGCCCGCACTGTGA
- a CDS encoding GNAT family N-acetyltransferase: MELTYRRFDPSEASEADALIAFLTADTWPFHGAAVVGADQARRWVADGRFDGGDTRTFWITDGNDTLGLVRLMDLGDSTPVFDLRIRTRYRGRGVGGQALVWLTAYLFAEFPAIRRIEGTTRQDNAAMRRTFRRCGYVKEAHYRDGWPAADGSAVHDAVGYAILRRDWLAGTTTTPVWDDEPS, translated from the coding sequence GTGGAGCTCACATACCGGCGGTTCGACCCTTCCGAGGCCTCCGAGGCCGACGCCCTCATCGCCTTCCTCACCGCGGACACCTGGCCGTTCCACGGCGCGGCCGTGGTCGGAGCCGACCAGGCCCGGCGGTGGGTCGCGGACGGCCGCTTCGACGGCGGCGACACCAGGACCTTCTGGATCACCGACGGCAACGACACCCTCGGGCTCGTCCGCCTCATGGACCTCGGCGACAGCACGCCCGTCTTCGACCTGCGGATTCGCACCCGCTACCGGGGGCGGGGCGTCGGCGGCCAGGCCCTGGTCTGGCTGACGGCGTACCTGTTCGCCGAGTTCCCGGCGATCCGGCGGATCGAGGGCACCACGCGCCAGGACAACGCGGCGATGCGGCGCACCTTCCGGCGGTGCGGCTACGTGAAGGAGGCCCACTACCGCGACGGATGGCCCGCCGCCGACGGCAGCGCGGTCCACGACGCCGTCGGCTACGCGATCCTGCGCAGGGACTGGCTCGCCGGTACGACCACGACCCCCGTCTGGGACGACGAGCCCTCCTGA
- a CDS encoding YbaK/EbsC family protein codes for MTTTAHPRFAEALTALGIDAEVRAFPEATRTAAEAAAAIGCELGQIVKSLIFAADGVPVLVLMDGASRVDVEAVGRELGAARVTRADAAVVREATGYAIGGVPPFGHRTRTRVLADRSLLAHDTVWAAAGTPHTVFPMAPGDLVRHAGATVADVRERPEQPSQPSEG; via the coding sequence ATGACGACCACCGCGCACCCCCGTTTCGCCGAGGCCCTGACCGCGCTCGGCATCGACGCCGAGGTACGGGCCTTCCCGGAGGCCACCCGGACCGCCGCCGAGGCCGCCGCCGCGATCGGCTGCGAGCTCGGCCAGATCGTCAAGTCGCTGATCTTCGCGGCGGACGGGGTGCCCGTCCTGGTCCTCATGGACGGGGCCTCCCGCGTGGACGTCGAGGCGGTCGGCCGCGAGCTGGGCGCGGCCCGGGTGACCCGGGCGGACGCGGCCGTGGTGCGGGAAGCCACCGGCTACGCCATCGGCGGGGTCCCCCCGTTCGGGCACCGTACGCGCACCAGGGTGCTGGCCGACCGGTCGCTGCTGGCCCACGACACGGTGTGGGCGGCGGCCGGGACCCCGCACACGGTGTTCCCGATGGCTCCCGGCGACCTCGTCCGGCACGCCGGGGCCACCGTGGCCGACGTACGCGAACGGCCGGAGCAGCCCTCGCAGCCGTCAGAGGGCTGA
- a CDS encoding serine hydrolase domain-containing protein, which yields MDVHGTVAEGFEPVREAFVRNFEVLGDRGAAVAVYRDGRKVVDLWGGTRDADGTEPWTGGTAQIVRSATKGVAAAVPLLLHQHGLLDLDAPVGGYWPEFKAGGKERILVRDLLAHRAGVPALDRGLTAAEAADGVSGPRAVAAQHPFWEPGTGHGYHAQTYSWLLSELVLRVTGRTLGSVLAEDIAEPLGLDFWIGLPDAEADAGRVGRVAPVEPPESAGMLRTRPRRNVSEAYADPGSLTRRAFAAIDPLPDENAPAYRAAELPASNGIGTARALARFYGATIGVVEDGARIFTPATTGIAAREHSAGPDRVLVVNTRFGAGYMLHGPASPLLSPASFGHPGRGGSLGFADPDAGIGFGYVTNALAKSVTADPRAQALVRALKSAL from the coding sequence GTGGATGTCCACGGGACGGTGGCGGAGGGCTTCGAGCCCGTCAGGGAAGCGTTCGTACGCAACTTCGAGGTGCTCGGGGACCGGGGCGCGGCCGTCGCCGTCTACCGGGACGGCCGCAAGGTCGTGGACCTGTGGGGCGGCACCCGGGACGCCGACGGCACCGAGCCGTGGACCGGGGGCACCGCGCAGATCGTCCGCTCCGCCACCAAGGGCGTGGCCGCCGCGGTCCCGCTGCTCCTGCACCAGCACGGGCTGCTCGACCTGGACGCCCCGGTCGGCGGGTACTGGCCGGAGTTCAAGGCCGGCGGCAAGGAGAGGATCCTCGTACGGGACCTGCTCGCCCACCGCGCGGGCGTCCCGGCCCTGGACCGCGGACTGACCGCCGCCGAGGCCGCGGACGGGGTGTCCGGGCCGCGCGCGGTCGCCGCGCAGCACCCCTTCTGGGAGCCGGGCACCGGGCACGGCTACCACGCCCAGACCTACAGCTGGCTGCTGTCCGAGCTGGTGCTCCGGGTGACCGGCCGCACGCTGGGCTCCGTCCTGGCGGAGGACATCGCCGAGCCGCTCGGCCTGGACTTCTGGATCGGCCTGCCGGACGCCGAGGCCGACGCCGGAAGGGTGGGCCGGGTGGCCCCCGTCGAGCCGCCGGAGAGCGCCGGCATGCTGAGGACCCGCCCGCGCAGAAACGTTTCCGAGGCCTACGCCGACCCCGGCTCCCTCACCCGCCGCGCCTTCGCCGCCATCGATCCGCTGCCCGACGAGAACGCCCCCGCGTACCGGGCCGCCGAGCTCCCCGCCTCGAACGGCATCGGCACGGCCCGCGCCCTGGCCCGCTTCTACGGGGCCACCATCGGCGTGGTCGAGGACGGCGCCCGGATCTTCACCCCGGCCACCACCGGGATCGCCGCGCGCGAGCACTCCGCGGGCCCGGACCGGGTGCTCGTCGTGAACACCCGCTTCGGCGCCGGCTACATGCTGCACGGCCCCGCCTCGCCGCTGCTCTCGCCCGCCTCCTTCGGCCACCCGGGCCGCGGCGGCTCCCTGGGCTTCGCGGACCCGGACGCCGGCATCGGCTTCGGCTACGTCACCAACGCCCTGGCCAAGTCGGTCACCGCCGACCCCCGGGCCCAGGCCCTGGTACGGGCCCTGAAGTCAGCCCTCTGA
- the rsmI gene encoding 16S rRNA (cytidine(1402)-2'-O)-methyltransferase translates to MTTDQPRVTEPTSTEGVLVLAGTPIGDLADAPPRLAAELERADVVAAEDTRRLRRLTQGLGVHTTGRVVSYFEGNESARTPELVEALVGGARVLLVTDAGMPSVSDPGYRLVAAAVEKDIKVTAVPGPSAVLTALALSGLPVDRFCFEGFLPRKAGERLGRLREVEGERRTLVYFEAPHRLDDTLAAMAEVFGAERRAAVCRELTKTYEEVKRGGLGELAAWAAEGVRGEITVVVEGAPAAGPGDVDDEELVRRVRVREEAGERRKEAIAAVAAEAGVPKRDVFDAVVAAKNAAQKAP, encoded by the coding sequence GTGACAACTGACCAGCCCCGCGTGACCGAGCCCACCTCCACGGAGGGCGTCCTCGTCCTCGCCGGCACCCCCATCGGCGATCTCGCCGACGCCCCGCCGCGCCTGGCCGCGGAGCTGGAGCGGGCCGACGTCGTCGCCGCCGAGGACACCCGGCGGCTGCGCCGGCTGACCCAGGGGCTGGGCGTGCACACCACCGGGCGCGTCGTGTCGTACTTCGAGGGCAACGAGTCGGCCCGCACCCCGGAACTGGTCGAGGCCCTGGTCGGCGGGGCGCGCGTGCTGCTGGTGACCGACGCCGGCATGCCGTCCGTCTCCGACCCCGGCTACCGGCTGGTCGCCGCCGCCGTGGAGAAGGACATCAAGGTCACCGCGGTCCCCGGGCCGTCGGCCGTGCTCACCGCGCTCGCGCTGTCCGGGCTGCCCGTGGACCGGTTCTGCTTCGAGGGCTTCCTGCCGCGCAAGGCGGGCGAGCGCCTGGGCCGGCTGCGCGAGGTCGAGGGCGAGCGGCGCACGCTCGTCTACTTCGAGGCCCCGCACCGGCTCGACGACACCCTGGCGGCGATGGCCGAGGTCTTCGGCGCCGAGCGGCGGGCCGCGGTCTGCCGCGAGCTCACGAAGACCTACGAGGAGGTCAAGCGCGGCGGGCTCGGCGAGCTCGCGGCCTGGGCCGCCGAGGGGGTGCGCGGGGAGATCACCGTCGTGGTGGAGGGCGCCCCGGCGGCCGGACCCGGCGACGTGGACGACGAGGAGCTCGTGCGCCGGGTACGGGTGCGCGAAGAGGCGGGGGAGCGCCGCAAGGAGGCCATCGCGGCCGTCGCGGCGGAGGCCGGCGTACCCAAGCGCGACGTCTTCGACGCGGTCGTGGCGGCAAAGAATGCGGCACAAAAGGCGCCATAG
- a CDS encoding TatD family hydrolase has translation MSPSTASKDAPPPLPEPLRVAVADSHTHLDMQSGTVEEGLAKAASVGVTTVVQVGCDVKGSRWAAETAAAYDNVHAAVALHPNEAPRIVHGDPDGWSRQGARSGGGEAALDEALAEIEALAALGHVKAVGETGLDFFRTGPEGMAAQERSFRAHIEIAKRQGKALVIHDRDAHADVLRVLREEGAPERTVFHCYSGDADMARECAAAGYYMSFAGTVTFKNAAPLREALAVAPLELVLVETDAPYLTPAPYRGRPNAPYLIPLTVRAMAAVRGIDEDAMATALAANTARAFDY, from the coding sequence ATGAGCCCTTCCACCGCCTCCAAGGACGCACCGCCGCCGCTGCCCGAACCCCTCCGGGTGGCGGTGGCGGACTCGCACACCCACCTGGACATGCAGTCGGGGACCGTCGAGGAGGGCCTCGCCAAGGCCGCCTCGGTCGGCGTGACCACCGTCGTCCAGGTCGGCTGCGACGTGAAGGGCTCCCGGTGGGCCGCCGAGACCGCGGCCGCGTACGACAACGTCCACGCGGCCGTCGCCCTGCACCCCAACGAAGCCCCGCGCATCGTCCACGGCGACCCGGACGGATGGTCCCGCCAGGGCGCCCGGTCCGGCGGCGGCGAGGCCGCCCTCGACGAGGCCCTCGCCGAGATCGAGGCGCTGGCCGCCCTCGGCCACGTGAAGGCGGTCGGTGAGACCGGCCTCGACTTCTTCCGCACCGGGCCGGAGGGCATGGCCGCGCAGGAGCGTTCCTTCCGCGCCCACATCGAGATCGCCAAGCGGCAGGGCAAGGCCCTCGTCATCCACGACCGCGACGCCCACGCCGACGTGCTGCGCGTGCTGCGCGAGGAGGGCGCCCCCGAGCGGACCGTCTTCCACTGCTACTCCGGGGACGCCGACATGGCCCGCGAGTGCGCCGCCGCCGGCTACTACATGTCCTTCGCCGGGACCGTCACCTTCAAGAACGCCGCGCCGCTGCGCGAGGCGCTGGCCGTGGCCCCGCTGGAGCTGGTCCTCGTCGAGACGGACGCGCCCTACCTGACCCCCGCGCCGTACCGCGGCCGGCCCAACGCGCCGTACCTCATTCCGCTGACGGTGCGCGCGATGGCCGCGGTCCGCGGGATCGACGAGGACGCGATGGCCACCGCCCTGGCGGCCAACACCGCCCGCGCCTTCGACTACTGA